The Lampris incognitus isolate fLamInc1 chromosome 17, fLamInc1.hap2, whole genome shotgun sequence genome contains a region encoding:
- the metrn gene encoding meteorin has translation MEFWIYKLGIFFLAIFDVVFSNYSEDQCSWRGSGLSQQQGSVEQISLHCSEGTLDWLYPKGALRLTLSPRLPSAAVGPAGGSSSGLITACVKPAEEFHGAQLYLERDGVLELLVGDRLASSPPPRVRCFSRLPGERVALFLQATPHQDISRRIASFRYELRGDWTARLSLDSNPISSEDACRPCNNTEILMAVCTSDFVVRGNIRSVEEDENLRAAVIKVSATRVFRQKYALFTGTSRLTSQGEIRTLLQCGVKPGPGSFLFTGRVHFGEAWLGCAPRYKDFQWAYTMAKEAQQIPCELAVD, from the exons ATGGAATTTTGGATTTACAAGTTGGGAATCTTCTTCCTTGCCATTTTTGACGTCGTTTTCTCAAACTATTCGGAGGACCAGTGCAGCTGGCGAGGCAG TGGGTTGTCCCAGCAGCAGGGCAGTGTGGAACAGATTTCCCTCCACTGTTCAGAGGGGACCCTGGACTGGTTGTATCCCAAAGGGGCCCTGCGTCTCACCCTGTCCCCCCGCCTACCCTCTGCCGCTGTGGGGCCGGCGGGCGGCAGCAGCTCAGGCCTCATCACCGCCTGCGTCAAGCCCGCAGAGGAGTTCCACGGAGCCCAGCTGTACCTGGAGAGAGATGGGGTCCTGGAGCTCTTGGTAGGAGACCGCCTGGCATCCTCCCCGCCGCCGAGAGTCCGCTGCTTCAGCCGCCTTCCCGGGGAGAGGGTGGCCCTCTTCCTCCAGGCTACGCCCCACCAGGACATCAGCCGGCGCATCGCTTCCTTCCGCTATGAGCTGAGAGGTGATTGGACGGCACGGCTGTCACTCGACTCTAACCCAATCAGCAGTGAGG atGCCTGCAGACCCTGCAATAACACGGAGATCCTGATGGCAGTTTGTACCAGTGACTTTG TGGTCCGCGGCAACATCCGCTCAGTGGAGGAAGACGAGAACTTGCGCGCGGCGGTGATAAAGGTCAGCGCCACGCGGGTCTTCAGGCAGAAGTATGCCTTGTTCACCGGCACCAGCCGCCTGACCAGCCAGGGCGAGATCCGGACTCTGCTGCAGTGTGGCGTGAAGCCCGGGCCCGGGAGCTTCCTGTTCACCGGCCGGGTACACTTCGGCGAGGCCTGGCTGGGCTGCGCCCCCCGCTACAAGGACTTCCAGTGGGCCTACACCATGGCCAAGGAGGCCCAGCAGATCCCCTGTGAGCTGGCCGTGGACTGA